One segment of Legionella sp. PC997 DNA contains the following:
- a CDS encoding GNAT family N-acetyltransferase, with protein MKTFLTTHRLIICEPSSNDFDNLYNLQSNSKVMKFIGNGRRNKKEARTGLEKAISHFQKHQFSLGSVYEIDSGQFIGRAGLIYFNYDDNQVNIELAYALLPEYWGKGYATELTKSLILWGFDNLSIQKLIAVVHPDNIASQKVLSKSGMINTSVIKYWDKEVLQFEIYKQKSDLN; from the coding sequence ATGAAAACTTTTTTAACAACTCATAGATTAATAATTTGCGAACCCTCGTCTAATGATTTTGATAATTTATATAACCTTCAATCAAATTCAAAAGTGATGAAATTTATAGGCAATGGAAGGAGGAATAAAAAGGAGGCAAGGACTGGATTGGAAAAGGCCATCAGTCACTTTCAAAAGCATCAATTTAGCCTTGGTTCTGTTTATGAAATAGATTCAGGCCAATTTATCGGTAGAGCTGGTTTAATTTATTTTAATTATGATGATAATCAAGTGAACATCGAATTGGCTTATGCTCTTTTACCTGAATATTGGGGGAAGGGATATGCAACAGAATTAACCAAATCTTTAATTCTTTGGGGATTTGATAATCTATCAATCCAAAAACTTATCGCTGTTGTCCACCCCGACAATATCGCCTCTCAAAAAGTACTTTCAAAATCAGGGATGATAAATACAAGTGTGATTAAGTATTGGGATAAAGAAGTTTTACAGTTTGAGATTTATAAGCAAAAGAGTGATTTAAATTAA
- a CDS encoding response regulator — translation MRTHLSQLQHKVDMASDAVSGLELASMRRYDVILVDEKLTNIVFNELVELIHDSSIHNQTTPIIKITYNPEQNSLHLQKKQIQCMKPFTRQYMLNIVELVYELQSKK, via the coding sequence ATGCGCACTCATTTATCGCAGTTGCAGCATAAGGTAGATATGGCTTCAGATGCAGTTTCAGGGTTAGAGCTAGCTTCAATGAGACGCTACGATGTGATTTTAGTTGATGAAAAATTAACCAACATTGTCTTTAACGAGCTTGTTGAACTAATTCACGACAGCTCGATCCACAACCAAACCACACCTATTATAAAAATAACCTATAACCCTGAACAAAATTCCCTCCACCTACAAAAAAAACAAATTCAATGCATGAAGCCTTTTACACGACAATACATGCTTAACATTGTCGAGTTAGTATATGAACTACAAAGCAAAAAATAA
- a CDS encoding Y-family DNA polymerase → MFALVDCNNFYASCEQLFRPDLKETPIVVLSNNDGCCIARSNEAKALGIAMGEPYFKIKALCQQHGVKAFSSNYTLYGNISHRVMCTIEENWPHVEIYSIDEAFLDLSSLPAEFHDTFCQELQKKILKHTGIPTSIGIGPTKTLAKIANHLCKKVYKIPVFNVTTNRELLLKQIAVGDVWGVGRQWDKKLTARGIYTAYDLSVTNTHLLRKNFNVILMRTAMELQGIACGGLEEIEPKQSIMSSKSFGQMQTEFSAVAQSVSSHCARAVEKMRGQNLVAQRMYIFVHTNRFREDLAQYYQSMEFRFINATDDLRLITKIAKRCLRRIFKSGYYYKKAGICLEDLIPKNQRQLDMFHQPSDEQIQHKDDLMDVFDEINQKYGRSTIRLAAEGYSKPWAMRAELKSPAYTTRWSEVPRVKLT, encoded by the coding sequence ATGTTCGCCCTTGTTGATTGTAATAATTTTTATGCCAGCTGCGAGCAACTGTTTCGACCTGACCTAAAAGAAACACCTATTGTGGTGTTATCCAATAATGATGGTTGCTGTATTGCTCGTTCTAATGAAGCAAAAGCTTTAGGTATCGCCATGGGCGAGCCTTATTTTAAAATTAAAGCCCTATGCCAACAGCATGGAGTAAAAGCATTTTCTTCTAATTACACCTTATATGGAAATATCAGTCATCGGGTAATGTGTACCATTGAAGAAAACTGGCCGCATGTGGAAATTTACTCAATTGATGAGGCTTTTCTTGATTTAAGCAGTTTGCCAGCTGAATTTCACGATACATTTTGTCAGGAATTGCAAAAGAAAATACTTAAACATACGGGCATTCCTACTTCAATTGGTATTGGGCCCACCAAAACCTTAGCAAAGATTGCCAATCATTTATGTAAAAAGGTATATAAGATTCCCGTGTTTAATGTCACAACCAATCGCGAATTACTCCTAAAACAAATAGCAGTGGGAGATGTCTGGGGAGTAGGGCGGCAATGGGATAAAAAACTTACTGCTAGAGGCATCTATACTGCATATGATTTATCAGTGACGAATACTCATCTTTTAAGAAAAAACTTTAATGTCATTTTGATGCGTACTGCAATGGAGCTTCAAGGAATTGCATGTGGCGGTTTGGAGGAAATTGAGCCCAAGCAAAGTATTATGTCTTCGAAAAGTTTTGGGCAGATGCAAACAGAGTTTTCTGCTGTAGCACAATCAGTTAGCAGCCACTGTGCACGTGCGGTTGAAAAAATGCGTGGTCAAAATCTTGTGGCGCAGCGCATGTACATTTTTGTTCATACAAATCGATTTCGAGAAGATTTGGCACAATACTATCAATCAATGGAGTTTCGCTTTATCAATGCAACAGATGACTTACGCCTTATTACCAAAATTGCAAAAAGATGCCTGCGACGTATATTCAAATCGGGATATTATTATAAAAAAGCTGGAATTTGTCTTGAGGACTTAATTCCAAAAAATCAAAGACAACTAGATATGTTTCATCAGCCTAGTGATGAACAAATACAACATAAAGATGATTTAATGGATGTATTTGACGAAATTAATCAGAAATACGGAAGAAGCACCATTCGACTAGCAGCTGAGGGATATTCAAAACCTTGGGCGATGCGCGCAGAATTAAAATCACCAGCCTATACAACACGTTGGAGTGAAGTTCCGCGGGTTAAGTTAACTTAA
- a CDS encoding phage holin family protein: protein MLNIILVWIFSAIALLITSRLVKGFHLKDFKAAMIASLVVGFLNAIIKPILFILTLPINILTLGLFTFVLNAIILGIAAGILPSFTIDGWITAVSAAVILMIVQLLINFVFGF, encoded by the coding sequence ATGTTAAATATTATTTTAGTTTGGATTTTCTCTGCAATTGCCCTACTTATCACTTCAAGATTAGTGAAGGGTTTTCACCTTAAAGATTTTAAAGCCGCGATGATTGCAAGTTTGGTCGTTGGATTTTTAAATGCAATTATAAAACCGATTCTTTTTATCCTAACACTGCCAATTAATATTCTGACCCTAGGCCTGTTTACATTTGTGTTAAATGCGATAATCCTTGGCATTGCAGCAGGAATCCTACCAAGTTTTACAATAGATGGATGGATTACAGCTGTTAGCGCTGCAGTCATTTTAATGATCGTACAACTTCTTATTAATTTTGTCTTTGGTTTCTAA
- the ligD gene encoding DNA ligase D, protein MGLEHYHQKRDFSKTPEPKGKIHHRNYHRFVIQMHKASHLHYDFRMELDGVLKSWAIPKGPCLDPDVKRLAMHTEDHPVEYLKFEGFIPKGEYGSGRMIIWDTGKWEPIDEDPLKAYNKGHLRFILHAKKLGGRWDIFKIRGEGTWFLKKYDDDFARPLESFDITEKEPQSVVSGLKVEEIRENVSSQAPRKRALFKGFKLDLPESPFPQSLSPQLATLAKEAPEGNEWIHEIKYDGYRMLAFKEGSSVRMMSRNHKNWTKEFRVVADAIAKLPIKNLLLDGELVILDEESRPNFQLMQNSIKGRTDKQFIYYLFDIVYYDKWNLCSLPLLKRKEILKSLIPDFHPIFHYSPHIVGSGNEVYEKACAYSLEGIISKLALSTYQTKRTKTWLKLKCTKKQEFVIGGYTPPQGSRTHLGSLYLGYYNSKGDLIYCGNVGTGFSAATLREVTLKLNERISPKNPFSLKNPPGYKTAIWVKPELVCEVEYIEWTSEGILRHPSFKGLREDINANQVTKEEAKSFEEINRDFITQENLQPTKHIRLTHPEKILYPEDGITKQMVFDYYEHVCNFMLPHIQNRPLTLVRCPSDYKECFYQKMFNKSSSKELQKVSIESPKDHEISDYMYLTNREGLLGLAQMGVLEIHPWGSQVSHLKFPDVLIFDLDPSPEVPWSRVVESAFEVRQFLKEFNLTSFVKTTGGKGLHVVVPIKPEHNWDVIKEFTHSFVETLEKIHPNHYVSEMSKAKRVGKIFIDYLRNQWDAAIGPYSTRARPHAPVATPIHWDELTNNIEDTFYNIFTIQKRLNSLRVDPWKDIWLIGKKQSLNLDDKN, encoded by the coding sequence ATGGGTCTAGAGCATTATCATCAAAAAAGGGACTTTTCTAAAACTCCTGAACCAAAGGGTAAAATACATCACCGTAACTACCATCGTTTCGTAATTCAAATGCATAAAGCAAGTCACCTGCATTATGATTTTCGTATGGAATTAGATGGAGTATTAAAAAGTTGGGCAATTCCTAAAGGACCGTGCTTAGACCCTGATGTAAAACGATTAGCCATGCACACCGAAGACCATCCTGTGGAATATTTAAAGTTTGAGGGTTTTATTCCAAAAGGAGAATATGGCAGTGGAAGGATGATTATCTGGGATACTGGAAAATGGGAACCTATAGATGAAGACCCTTTGAAAGCTTACAACAAAGGGCATTTACGCTTCATTTTACATGCTAAAAAACTAGGCGGGCGCTGGGATATATTCAAAATCAGAGGGGAGGGGACTTGGTTTTTAAAAAAATATGACGATGATTTTGCGCGTCCTTTGGAATCGTTTGATATCACTGAAAAAGAACCTCAAAGCGTTGTCAGTGGACTCAAGGTGGAAGAAATAAGAGAAAATGTAAGCTCACAAGCTCCTAGAAAACGTGCACTTTTTAAAGGGTTTAAATTAGATTTACCCGAATCACCTTTTCCTCAAAGCTTATCACCACAGTTAGCAACTCTAGCTAAAGAGGCACCTGAAGGTAATGAATGGATACATGAAATAAAATATGATGGCTATCGCATGCTTGCTTTTAAAGAGGGGAGTTCGGTGCGCATGATGTCTCGCAACCATAAAAATTGGACTAAAGAATTTAGGGTTGTAGCGGATGCGATAGCGAAACTTCCTATTAAGAATTTATTACTTGATGGAGAATTAGTTATCTTAGATGAGGAGAGTCGTCCTAATTTCCAGCTCATGCAAAATTCAATTAAGGGAAGAACAGACAAACAATTTATTTATTATCTGTTTGATATCGTATATTACGATAAATGGAATCTGTGTTCACTCCCATTACTCAAGCGGAAAGAGATTCTAAAGTCCCTTATTCCCGACTTTCATCCTATTTTTCACTATAGCCCCCATATTGTGGGCTCAGGGAATGAAGTATATGAAAAAGCTTGTGCTTATTCTTTAGAGGGTATTATATCGAAATTAGCGCTAAGTACTTATCAAACCAAAAGGACTAAGACCTGGTTGAAGTTAAAATGTACAAAGAAGCAAGAATTTGTTATAGGTGGATATACACCACCTCAAGGTTCACGCACGCATTTAGGCTCTTTGTATTTGGGATATTATAACTCAAAAGGTGATTTGATTTACTGTGGCAATGTTGGCACAGGATTTAGTGCCGCTACACTTAGAGAAGTTACTTTAAAACTCAATGAGCGAATTAGCCCAAAGAACCCATTTTCTTTGAAAAATCCACCAGGGTATAAAACAGCCATATGGGTCAAACCTGAGTTGGTATGTGAAGTGGAATACATTGAATGGACCTCTGAAGGAATTTTAAGACATCCCAGTTTTAAAGGTTTACGAGAAGATATCAACGCAAATCAAGTGACCAAAGAAGAAGCAAAATCATTTGAAGAAATTAATCGAGACTTCATTACTCAAGAAAATTTGCAACCAACAAAGCATATTCGCTTAACCCATCCAGAGAAAATCTTATATCCTGAAGATGGTATTACCAAACAGATGGTGTTTGATTATTATGAGCATGTGTGTAATTTTATGTTGCCTCATATTCAAAACCGTCCTTTAACTCTTGTTCGTTGTCCCAGTGATTATAAAGAGTGCTTTTATCAAAAAATGTTCAACAAATCATCCTCCAAAGAACTTCAAAAAGTCTCAATTGAATCACCTAAAGACCATGAGATAAGTGATTATATGTATCTCACAAATAGAGAGGGTTTATTAGGGCTTGCGCAAATGGGTGTATTAGAGATTCACCCATGGGGTAGTCAGGTATCTCATCTCAAGTTTCCTGATGTACTCATATTTGATTTAGACCCATCTCCTGAAGTCCCGTGGAGTAGGGTGGTTGAAAGTGCTTTTGAAGTAAGACAATTCTTAAAAGAGTTTAATTTAACTTCCTTTGTTAAAACTACTGGCGGTAAAGGCTTACATGTAGTGGTTCCAATTAAGCCTGAACATAATTGGGACGTAATCAAAGAATTTACCCATTCTTTTGTTGAGACATTAGAAAAAATTCATCCGAATCATTATGTCAGTGAAATGTCTAAAGCCAAAAGGGTAGGAAAGATTTTTATTGATTATCTACGTAACCAATGGGATGCAGCCATTGGACCATACTCAACCCGAGCACGTCCTCATGCGCCTGTAGCAACTCCCATTCATTGGGATGAGCTAACAAATAATATTGAAGATACTTTTTATAATATTTTTACCATTCAAAAACGATTGAATTCCCTAAGAGTTGACCCATGGAAAGACATTTGGCTAATTGGAAAAAAACAATCGCTTAACTTAGATGATAAAAATTGA
- a CDS encoding regulatory protein RecX, whose amino-acid sequence MTSLMDAAIMYLSEKNYSEKELRNKLEQEFGSLPELDKAVNSVITRLNELEILNEKQLAINIATHYSHKGDRFILRMLEQKGIDSDLVKEAINSLLPEQFRAMDEVRGHFFSNSNKTPDDLCRFLAGRNFSSQTIELVLKQFMNYKNGKSLFKEVA is encoded by the coding sequence ATGACTTCATTGATGGATGCTGCAATTATGTATTTATCTGAGAAAAATTACAGTGAAAAAGAATTGAGAAATAAATTGGAGCAAGAATTTGGAAGTTTGCCAGAGTTAGATAAAGCAGTGAATTCGGTAATAACTCGCCTTAATGAACTTGAAATACTTAATGAAAAACAATTAGCCATTAATATTGCGACCCATTATTCACACAAAGGCGATCGGTTCATTTTAAGAATGTTAGAACAAAAAGGAATAGATTCTGATTTAGTTAAAGAGGCAATTAATTCTTTATTGCCTGAACAATTTAGGGCTATGGATGAAGTGAGAGGACATTTTTTTTCGAACTCGAACAAAACACCCGATGATCTATGTCGTTTTTTAGCAGGGAGAAATTTCTCGAGTCAAACCATAGAATTGGTTTTAAAACAATTTATGAATTATAAAAATGGTAAATCATTATTTAAAGAAGTTGCCTAA
- a CDS encoding response regulator transcription factor: MIKPIDTKNSNVSIVDDDLITCEAYLHLFKSVHIEAYAYQNANDFLNSYNKKTGCLILDVRMPGMSGLELLEHLQAHNIKIPAIVVTGYGDVTMAVRAMKAGAEDFFVKPVNQQTLLEASQRCLIKNYNIPDKIEEQINRLSKREKEVMDLIVEGKLNKQMAALLKISISTVEVHRANVMRKMEVKTLAELIKKIYYFTNLNKN; encoded by the coding sequence ATGATTAAACCCATTGATACCAAAAACTCTAATGTATCTATTGTCGATGATGATTTAATAACTTGTGAGGCATATTTACATTTATTTAAATCTGTTCATATAGAAGCTTATGCTTATCAAAATGCTAATGACTTTTTAAATAGTTATAATAAAAAAACTGGATGTCTCATTCTAGATGTTAGAATGCCAGGAATGAGTGGTTTAGAACTTTTAGAGCATTTACAAGCTCATAATATCAAAATACCAGCCATTGTAGTTACAGGATACGGTGATGTGACTATGGCTGTAAGAGCCATGAAAGCAGGTGCTGAAGACTTTTTTGTAAAACCTGTAAATCAGCAAACATTGTTAGAAGCTAGCCAACGATGCTTAATTAAAAACTATAATATCCCAGACAAAATTGAAGAGCAAATCAATAGATTAAGTAAACGCGAAAAAGAAGTCATGGATTTAATCGTAGAAGGCAAACTCAACAAACAAATGGCTGCTTTACTAAAAATTTCTATCTCTACAGTAGAAGTTCACAGAGCAAATGTTATGAGAAAAATGGAAGTGAAAACATTAGCAGAACTTATAAAAAAAATCTACTATTTTACCAATCTAAATAAAAATTAA
- a CDS encoding YetF domain-containing protein, with translation MIGGGVLIILHWLIAHWTFKSHRAGKILKGESKIVICNGKVNWDVLRKNQITKDDIMESVRETIHLDTLDNIKEARLERTGKLSFVLKK, from the coding sequence ATGATAGGTGGCGGAGTATTAATTATCTTACACTGGCTCATTGCACATTGGACTTTTAAAAGTCATCGTGCAGGTAAAATTTTAAAAGGCGAATCTAAGATAGTCATTTGTAACGGTAAAGTAAATTGGGATGTTTTACGAAAAAATCAAATTACAAAAGACGATATAATGGAAAGTGTAAGAGAAACAATTCATCTTGACACATTGGATAATATCAAAGAAGCACGTCTTGAAAGAACAGGAAAGTTAAGTTTTGTTTTGAAAAAATAA
- a CDS encoding DUF2188 domain-containing protein has translation MNKEHHVVPNAQGGWDIKQTHHSKKFHFDTKEEAVNKARELSSKEHTELVIHDKQGRIDTKDSHGNDPRNIPG, from the coding sequence ATGAATAAAGAGCATCATGTTGTTCCCAATGCCCAAGGAGGCTGGGATATTAAACAAACACATCATTCCAAAAAATTTCATTTTGATACTAAAGAGGAAGCAGTTAACAAAGCTCGGGAACTTAGCAGTAAAGAACATACTGAGCTTGTTATTCATGATAAACAGGGAAGGATTGATACTAAGGACAGTCATGGTAACGATCCTCGAAATATTCCAGGCTAA